The DNA region TGACTCCGCTAAATCCACATATTCGCAACCACCATAATAGCGTTTATTTGGATACCCTTCGGCATATTTGTTCGTGAGCACCGAACCTGTAGCTATCAGCACATTTTCAGAAACATAATTTTCTGAAGCAATTAACTCTAGTTTATATTCCTGACGATCGAGCTCTTTTTCTATAATCTGCGCAATTTCAGGATCACCTTGAAGAAGCATTTCATTTTTCATTGCTAGCCTTTCAAAAAAAATTGTTGGGGAAAAAATTACGTCAGTTCGATTTTTTGAACTCGTATTGCATGACGCCCTCCAGAAAAGGGAGTGTCTAAAAAAATCTGGAGAAAACGAACTGCCTCTTCCGGAGAAAGAGCGCGCTCACCAAAACAGGCTACGTTTGCATTATTGTGCTCTCGGCTCAAACGAGCTTCTTCTTCATTGTTGATCACCGCTGCCCGCACACCCTTGTGTCTATTGGCTGCCATGGCCATGCCAATTCCTGAACCACAAACAAGAACACCAAACTCATGAGCATGAGCAGCAATATCACGTGCAAGTTTATGGGCAAAATCAGGATAGTCAGTTCGGTCTGCGGTGCTTGGGCCAAGATCGTCAACCGTGTGGCCCTTGGAAAGAAGTTCTTTTTTGAAAAGCTCTTTTAGCTTAAAACCTGCGTGGTCTGAAGCAATAACAAGATGCATGGATTTACCTAGTGGGTTTCGAGTTCAAGGTATTTAATTAATTCTCCAACAGATTTTACTTTTTTTATGGTGTCGTCTGGAATTTCAGTTTCAAATTCTTCTTCAAGGGCAAGAATAAGTTCGACGATATCAAGAGAATCTGCACCAAGATCGGAAGAAAAAGATGACGTGAGCGTGATATCTTCATCAGAAATACCAAGCTGATCGGCTGTAATTTGAATAACTCTGGATTCAAGATCAAAAGATGACATATCCCCCCGTTCCCAGTTTTCTGGACTAGACGTTCACTTCGATGATCTGACGGCCTTTGTAGAAACCACAATGTTTGCACACATGATGAGAGCTTTTTGCACGTTTGCAGTTGTCGCAAACTGACAAAGCTGGCCCAGTGTATTTCATATTGTGTGAACGGCGCATACGCGTTCTAGATTTTGATTGTCTCCGCTGTGGAACTGGCATCACATACTCCTTTGGGTCTATTGCTTACTTAAAAGAGCTCGTCTCCTACATAAAAGCTTGTTTAATGTCAATTGAAGTCTTTATTCTTCTTTTTGCCGGGCTAAAAAAGGGAAAAAGACTATTTTTCTTTTATTTTCAGCAGCTTAAGCGCTTCAAACCTGGGGTCAACTTTTTTCTCCGAACAGGAACAGGCCTTCTCATTTAAATTTTGTCCGCATTTTGGGCAAAGGCCAAGGCATGAAGGCGTGCAAATGCTGGTCATGGGCTGATCGAGGTAGATTTCTTGCAAGAGCAAATCCGCCAGATCGAAGGTGTCACCTTCGTAGTAGCGAAAAGCTTCATCTTCTTTTGCAAGCTCGTCTTGATCAAATTTTCCAGCTTTTGACTTTTCATGAAGAGGAGAAAAATGAGTCTGAAGAGAGATGTCGCCATGCTTTTGGAACGAAGCAAGACAACGATCACAGGTAAGATGGCAGGAATAATGGAGCTCACCAAAAAGATCGAGATCACGCTTGCATCTGATCAACTGAAGTGAAAAAGAGGCCTCGTCATTTTCGGCAAAGCCTTCCCCAAATGCCGTTTTCAAGTCTTCCAAAAACCAGGGGTCAAGCCTGGTGTTTCCCTTCAGGATTTTTCCCGATTCTGGAATGTCTAAGACATAGACTTCAAAGCCTTTATTATTTTTTTTTGTTTTCATAAAAAAGTGAACTGCCCTTCGTTTGTTTTGGGGGCTGATAGTAGATATTTTCAACCCTTCGTCAAGCATTGGCTGCGAATCCTCATCACAATTCACTTGAACTGGGGGAGATAATACAATACTCCCAGACAAACTTTAACGCGGGTATTTAAAATCTAGCATTCTCTTGAGGTATTTATGTCTGTAAAAGTACGTTTTGCTCCATCTCCTACAGGAAGTTTACACATTGGCGGCGCCAGAACGGCTTTGTTCAACTGGCTTTACGCAAGACATAGCAATGGAAAGTTTTTGCTTCGCATTGAAGACACCGATAGAGAGCGCTCTACAAAAGCATTTGAAGAAAGCATTTTGGCTGGCATGAAATGGCTTGGCCTCGATTGGGACGAAGAACCTCTCTACCA from Deltaproteobacteria bacterium CG11_big_fil_rev_8_21_14_0_20_42_23 includes:
- the rpiB gene encoding ribose 5-phosphate isomerase B, with the translated sequence MHLVIASDHAGFKLKELFKKELLSKGHTVDDLGPSTADRTDYPDFAHKLARDIAAHAHEFGVLVCGSGIGMAMAANRHKGVRAAVINNEEEARLSREHNNANVACFGERALSPEEAVRFLQIFLDTPFSGGRHAIRVQKIELT
- the acpP gene encoding acyl carrier protein; this encodes MSSFDLESRVIQITADQLGISDEDITLTSSFSSDLGADSLDIVELILALEEEFETEIPDDTIKKVKSVGELIKYLELETH
- the rpmF gene encoding 50S ribosomal protein L32 translates to MPVPQRRQSKSRTRMRRSHNMKYTGPALSVCDNCKRAKSSHHVCKHCGFYKGRQIIEVNV